The segment GCTGGCCGCGGCGGCCGAGGTCACCGACCGAATCCGGCTCGGCGTCGGTGTCGTCGCCCTCGATCGCCGGCCGCCGGAGACAGTCGCCGCCGATGTCGTGCGGCTCGGCCTGCCACAGGGTCGGCTCTGGCTCGGCGTCGGCGCTGGTGGCGACCCGAAGGGGCTACGCAGGGTGCGAGCGGGGGTGGAGATCCTTCATCAACACGTATCCGCGCCGATCATCATCGGCGCGCTCGGCCCGCGGATGTCGGCGCTGGCCGGGGAGGTCTCCGAGGGGGTGCTCTTCAACTGGCAGACACCGGAATTCGCGGCACTGGCGGGGCAGTGGACTCTCGACGCGGCCAGCGGCGCTGGCCGGCCCCGCCCGCTGCTGATGGCATTCATCCGCTGCGCGCTTCTGCCGCAGGCCGGGGCCAGACTCGCCGAGGAGGCCGGCCGTTACGGCAGCTTCCCGAAGTACGCCGAACACTTCGCGCGCATGGGGGTCGACGCGGGCGGGACAATCATCGCCAGCGTCGAACCAGCCGATCTGCGCGCCGGGATGGCCCGGCACGAAGCGGCGCTCGACGAGGCGGTCGTCCGCGCGATCACCGCCGACGACACCGCCGCGAGCATCCTGGAGCTGCTGCGCGCCTGCGCGCCCACAACCGGGGGGCTGTGATGGGACGCGGATTCGGAGTCATCTCGACGACGCCGCCAGCGGTCATCGAGCAGCTTGCTGCCGCTGCGGAACATCTCGGCTATACCTCATTCTGGTCAAACGATGTCCCCGGCGGGGATGGGCTCGAAGTGCTCGCAGCAGCGGCCGGAGCAACGACGACAATTCGGCTGGTCACCGGCGTCCTGGGCGTCGATCGGCGCACGCCGGAGGAGATCGCCCATGCCCTCGATCGGCTTGGCCTGCCGGTCGATCGGCTGACGATCGGTCTTGGAGCGGGCGACTCCGCGCGACCGCTCGGCGCGGTCCGGGCAACGGTCACGAGCTTGAAGCAGTCGCTTGATGTGCCGGTGATCGTCGCGGCAACCGGGCCGAAGATGCGCGCACTGGCCGGGGAGATTGCTGATGGCGCGTTGTTCAACTGGCCCTCCCCCAGGACGGCAGCCGCTGCGCGCGCAGTCGTCGACGACGCCGCTCGCAATGCCGGCCGGCCACGCCCGCGCACCGCTGCCTACGTGCGCTGCGCGCTGCTGCCGCAGGCCGCGGCAGCCATGGACGCCGAGCTCGGCTACATCGATGGTGGCGGGATGTACGCGAAAGAGCTCTCTGCCTTCGGGCAGACCGCGCGGGATGCTATTGTCTACGGCACAGACGCTGCAATGCTCCAACCGGGA is part of the Thermomicrobiales bacterium genome and harbors:
- a CDS encoding LLM class flavin-dependent oxidoreductase, which gives rise to MGRGFGIAAAVAHEVTREVAREAEALGYTSFWVNDTPGADGLAALAAAAEVTDRIRLGVGVVALDRRPPETVAADVVRLGLPQGRLWLGVGAGGDPKGLRRVRAGVEILHQHVSAPIIIGALGPRMSALAGEVSEGVLFNWQTPEFAALAGQWTLDAASGAGRPRPLLMAFIRCALLPQAGARLAEEAGRYGSFPKYAEHFARMGVDAGGTIIASVEPADLRAGMARHEAALDEAVVRAITADDTAASILELLRACAPTTGGL
- a CDS encoding LLM class flavin-dependent oxidoreductase, which produces MGRGFGVISTTPPAVIEQLAAAAEHLGYTSFWSNDVPGGDGLEVLAAAAGATTTIRLVTGVLGVDRRTPEEIAHALDRLGLPVDRLTIGLGAGDSARPLGAVRATVTSLKQSLDVPVIVAATGPKMRALAGEIADGALFNWPSPRTAAAARAVVDDAARNAGRPRPRTAAYVRCALLPQAAAAMDAELGYIDGGGMYAKELSAFGQTARDAIVYGTDAAMLQPGLAAFELVVDEVVVRTITADNEPAGLLELLHACAPPE